The DNA segment TCCTTGCAGTCGGGTATGTCAATTAGCGCTAATATCAAAGTCAGGGAAGAACGGACAGTCCTAAGTCTGTTTACGGAAATGTTTACCAATCAAGTTGATAGTTTAAAACAGGTGCGTTAAATATTTCAGATGTCAGGCATCGAATTTACACATCTTTTGGTGTTGACAGTTGACAGTTGACCCTTATCCTGTTTGGCTTTCCTGATTTTGAATTTTGAATTTTGAATTGATATAAGCTGATGTATCCTCAACGTATTGAACCTCAACCGGGACAAGAATCTGTTTGGGACTATCCTCGTCCCCCTCGCTTGGAGGACACAAGCAAACACATTCAGATAATTTTTAATGGGGTAATCATCGCCGATACCCAAAATGCCAAGCGTGTTTTAGAAACAAGCCATCCGCCTTCCTATTACATTCCTCCAGGGGATATTAAAATGGAATACCTCATCCCTACACCACAATCGAGTTTTTGTGAGTGGAAAGGATTAGCGGGTTACTATACCATCCGCGTGGGAGATAAAGAAGCGCAAAACGCAGCCTGGTTTTACCCCAATCCGACAACAGCATTTGCATCGCTGCAAGATCATGTCGCATTCTATGCCCATCTTATGGAGGCTTGCTATGTTGATGGCGATCAGGTGGAACCACAACCGGGAAATTTTTATGGTGGTTGGATAACGAAAGATGTCGTCGGCCCTTTTAAAGGTATCCCTGGTAGTTGGGGATGGTGAAATGTTTTTTAGCGCTTGGCTGAGGGTGTTTTTTCGGTAGCAATGATGTGTAAATCGATGTTTTTTAGCAAGCGGACTAACTTGTGAGTTAAAGAACCTTTGAGGAGAATTTGCCAACGCGATCGCTGACTTTCACCGATGACGATTTGTGTAATACGATATTGTTCAGCAACCTGGGCGATCGCTTTACCTATATCACCACTAGTCACACGAATAAAAGTACCTGCAAATTCTTTACACAATTTCTCGCAAGTGTCGATGTGTAAGCTTTCTTCTTTGGTGAGGAATTGTTCAGGATTAGCAACAAATACTACATATAAGGGTGCATTCATGTAATTTGCGAGTCTTGCACCCCGACGTAACAATTGTACGGATTGGGGATATGTAGAGATACAAACCAAAACTCGTTCGTGAATATTACAGAATTGTCCATTGGCTGTACTGGCGTTTACCCCTGGTATCGCTTCTTCTTCTACATTGTCTGCTACTTCCCGCAAAGCCAATTCCCGCAAAGCAATGAGGTTACGACGTTGAAAAAAGTTATCTAGGGATTGTTGAATTTTTTGTGGTGCATAAATTTTCCCTTCTATTAACCTTTCTTGTAAGGTTTCAGGTGTAACATCTACAACCACAACTTCATCGGCTTCTTTCAGAATCCTATCAGGTACACGCTCTCTGACAACCACACCAGTGATTTTCGCTACCACATCATTGAGACTTTCCAAATGCTGCACATTCATGGTGGAATAGACATCAATACCTGCGGCTAAGATGATTTCTACATCTTCATAGCGTTTTTCTCGTGGTGAGCCAGGGACGTTTGTGTGAGCTAGTTCATCAACTAATACTAACTGGGGTGTAGACCCATAGCGGCTTGTTGATAGACATCGCTTTAAAATAGCATCTGTATCCATTTCAGTGAGTGTTAATCCACCTCTGGCTATTTGCTGACGTGGAACAACTTCTAGCCCTGCTGCTTTATCGGCTGTCTCTTTGCGTCCGTGAGTTTCTAACAGACCAATAACAACATCAATTCCCTCTTGTTTAAGAGCCTGTGCTTCTTCTAGCATCCGGTAAGTTTTCCCTACACCCGGAGCCATACCAATAAAAATTTTATGTTTGCCCCGCTTTACTGGATACATAGGAATTGGTCAATAGTTATAGGACTTACGCACCCAGGTTTTCTGTTGAGACTGGGTGTAAGGGGGTAAGGGTATAGGGGTGTAAGGGTTTTAAACATTGACACCCCTATACCCTTTCCTACACCCTTCTCCAAACCCTTGATTTTTCGTTTTCATGCGTAAGTCCTAAGTTAAAAATTCAGAGTTAACTGTCAAATGTTAAAAATCCCTAATATTATCAGTTTTGTTGACGATTGATATCTTGCAAATCGAGAGCATAATTTAATCGCAGAACATTAACTCCTGGTTCACCAAAAATTCCTAAAAATCTACCATCAGTGAACTTATTAATTGCCAGGAGAATTTCATCTGGTTGAACACCACGGGCGCGAGCGACTCTTTCTAACTGTTGTCTTGCAGCTTGAACAGAAATATGGGGATCTAAGCCCGAACCGGAACTATAAATTAAATCGGCAATAGGTTGAACATTCTCATCACGGAGTTGATTTGCTTCCTCAATGATGCGCTCAAGCAGTGCTGGGTTGCTAGGAGCTAGATTGCTACCACCAGATATACCTGTTGGCTTGGCTTTTCTGCCTTGACTATATCTAACCGCACTAGGACGACTGTGAAAATATTTTTCGGAAGTGAATACTTGACTAATTAAGGTTGAACCTATTGGTGTTCCTTCTATATTTTCCATGATGCTACCGTTAGCTTGGATGGGAAATAAACCTTGCCCAACTACTAAAATAGCGAGAGGATAAATAATGGCTGTCACTAACCAAAAGATTAGAGTAATACGAATTGCTCTCAAAATTTCTCGAATAAAAGACATATTAATCAATTCAAAATTCAAAATTAAAAGTTCAAAATTAAAGACAGTCAACCACAGTTACACTCGGTTTTAAACCCGACTTTTCTCATAACATTTTTCCGTTAATATCACAATTCAATTGGCTCTTCAGTTCATTTTATGGAACAGAATAATAAATAAAACCCAAAGATAGCCTGTATTCATTGCTGTGACTGGGTTTTAAGTTTTTGAGCCTTTCTATAAAACTGTGATTTTAATGCTCCACCATAAAACCAACGCAAGAGCCATTCAATTTTAGATTTTGTAGGTGTAGATTTCACCAATCTTTGTTGCCATTATTAAAAGCGCTCTGGTTGAAAAATAACGACAAATAAGTAAATAACAAGTCCGGCGATCACTGCTCCTAAAATACCAAAAGCCCAGGGGGAGTTTTGATTTAGTGTAATACTAGTAGCTGCATAGACTCTGGGGTTAATGATGAGATGGAAACATAAAATAAGGGCGATCGCTAAGGGTAGCTGTTGTTTTGTCCATCTTGACCAAATATAGGCAATAGTCTCCGAAAAAGCGGAGGTAATCGCCTGTATCAAATCCACCATGAAAAACTTGTCATATCCATCAATTCCTTTTTTCATACTTTTTCTTATACACCCGCTTAAATTATTTAGTTAGTTGTTAGTTGTCAGTTGTCAGTTGTCATTGGTTTTCTTCTCCCCCCTGCACCATCTCGAATCGTTTTTTCATGCCAACCCAACCAGAGTAATTAATATATCTATCAATTTAATAGCGATAAATGGTGCAATCACTCCACCTAAGCCATAAATGAGAATATTACGTTGAAGTAACTGATTGGCTGTTAATGGTCTAAACTGCACACCTTTTAAAGCTAAGGGGATGAGAGCCGGAATAATTAAGGCGTTGTAAATTAGAGCCGACAGCACAGCAGAGTTAGTACTAGTCAAATTCATAATATTCAGGCTTTGCAGATTAGCCGCCGCAAATATGACCGGAATAATGGCAAAGTATTTAGCAATGTCATTCGCAATGGAAAATGTAGTCAACGCACCACGGGTAATCAGCAATTGTTTACCAATACTGACAATATCAATCAGTTTTGTGGGGTCTGAGTCCAAATCTACCATGTTGGCGGCTTCCTTGGCGGCTTGGGTTCCCGTGTTCATGGCTACACCAACATTAGCTTGGGCTAAGGCTGGCGCATCATTGGTTCCGTCTCCCGTCATGGCTACGAGTTTGCCTTGTGCTTGTTCTCGTTGAATGACGCTGATTTTATCTTCTGGTGTGGCCTCGGCGATAAAGTCATCAACTCCGGCTTCTTGGGCGATGACAGAGGCTGTGATGTGGTTATCACCAGTGAGCATAATGGTACGTACTCCCATCCGCCGCAACTGGTCAAATCGTTCTCGAATCCCAGATTTAACAATGTCTTTTAGGTAGATGACACCGTAAATTTCGTTATCTAGGCAAACTGCTAGGGGTGTACCTCCCTGTTGGGAGACTCGCTCATAGGCTGCGTCTAATTCTGGGATAGTTTGCCCATTACGAGAACGCACAAACCCTTGAATCGCACCGACTGCTCCCTTTCTTGCTTCCCTTCCACCAGGTAAATTAGTGCCACTCATCCGTGTTTTGGCAGAAAATTCTACTGCTTGGGCTAGGTTGGGATCTAGGTCATACCTGATACCTAATTTCTCAGCTAGGCGGACAATTGATTTGCCTTCTGGTGTATCGTCAAAAACGCTAGCAGCCCAAGCAACGCTGGCTAATTGTTCTACAGAGTAACCATTAATGGGAATAAACTCTTCAGCCAAACGATTACCCAAGGTGATTGTGCCTGTTTTATCTAACACTAGGGTATTAATATCACCACAGACTTCTACTGCCCGTCCAGAGGTGGCGATGACGTTAAATTGGGCAACTCTATCCATACCAGCAATGCCAATAGCGCTGAGTAACCCGCCGATGGTGGTGGGGATCAATGCAACTAATAAGGCAATTAAAGTCGGGACATTAACTGGTGTATCAGCATAGTAGGCAAATGCAGGTAAGGTGGCAATCACAAATAGAAATACCAAGCTCAAAACTGCCAATAAGACAGTCAAAGCGACTTCATTAGGTGTTTTGCTGCGTTCTGCACCTTCTACCAAGGCAATCATTCGGTCAATAAAACCTTTACCTGGGTCAGATGTCACCCTGACAATCAGTTCATCGGAAATAATCCGTGTTCCACCAGTAACGGAACTAGCAACATCTGAGCCTGATTCTTTGAGAACTGGGGCAGATTCCCCAGTAATTGCTGATTCATCCACTGAGGCGACACCCATAATTACTTCCCCGTCGGCGGGAATAATATCGCCAGCTACTACATATACAGTGTCGCCTTGTTTGAGGTTAGTGGAAGGGACTTCTGCAATTGTGCCATCAGGAGAAAGTTGTTTGGCGATCGCTTCTGATTTAGTTGAGCGCAATGTATCAGCTTGGGCTTTACCTCTACCCTCGGCGACGGCTTCGGCAAAGTTAGCAAACCAAACAGTAAAAAATAAAATCCCGGTTAATAGACCGTTGAAAAGTTGGGGATTTTTCTGTTGATTGGGGCCAAATAAGTCGGGATTAATAGTCACGGCTAAGGTGACGAGTGTTGCTACCCAAACCACAAACATGACAGGGTTTTTAATGGCAGATTTGGGATTGAGTTTAACAAAAGCATCCTTAATAGCCCTGAGGTAAATTCCTTTGGTTTTGATTCTAGCTTTCTTACGTGCTTGTCGGCGATCGCTCGGACGATTGCGGGGGGGTTTAACTTTTCGGGTAGGTGCAACTGGGTTCATATACAATTCAAAATTCAAAATTCAAAATTCAAAAACTCCTGGGGAATAGGATTTTTTTGCTCCTCTACCCCCAGCCGCTTCTAGCTACCAGATGCTAGTTTAAAACCTTCGGCGATGGGGCCTAAAGCTAGGACGGGGAAGAATGTTAAAACCCCCAAAATCAAGACTATGCCGGCGGTGACCGTCGTAAATATTAAAGAATCGGTTTTCAGGGTTCCTGGGGTTTGGGGTACGGTTTGTTTACGAGACATACTATCAGCCAAGAGCAGCAT comes from the Nostoc sp. PCC 7120 = FACHB-418 genome and includes:
- a CDS encoding DUF427 domain-containing protein, whose protein sequence is MYPQRIEPQPGQESVWDYPRPPRLEDTSKHIQIIFNGVIIADTQNAKRVLETSHPPSYYIPPGDIKMEYLIPTPQSSFCEWKGLAGYYTIRVGDKEAQNAAWFYPNPTTAFASLQDHVAFYAHLMEACYVDGDQVEPQPGNFYGGWITKDVVGPFKGIPGSWGW
- a CDS encoding universal stress protein, encoding MYPVKRGKHKIFIGMAPGVGKTYRMLEEAQALKQEGIDVVIGLLETHGRKETADKAAGLEVVPRQQIARGGLTLTEMDTDAILKRCLSTSRYGSTPQLVLVDELAHTNVPGSPREKRYEDVEIILAAGIDVYSTMNVQHLESLNDVVAKITGVVVRERVPDRILKEADEVVVVDVTPETLQERLIEGKIYAPQKIQQSLDNFFQRRNLIALRELALREVADNVEEEAIPGVNASTANGQFCNIHERVLVCISTYPQSVQLLRRGARLANYMNAPLYVVFVANPEQFLTKEESLHIDTCEKLCKEFAGTFIRVTSGDIGKAIAQVAEQYRITQIVIGESQRSRWQILLKGSLTHKLVRLLKNIDLHIIATEKTPSAKR
- the kdpC gene encoding K(+)-transporting ATPase subunit C encodes the protein MSFIREILRAIRITLIFWLVTAIIYPLAILVVGQGLFPIQANGSIMENIEGTPIGSTLISQVFTSEKYFHSRPSAVRYSQGRKAKPTGISGGSNLAPSNPALLERIIEEANQLRDENVQPIADLIYSSGSGLDPHISVQAARQQLERVARARGVQPDEILLAINKFTDGRFLGIFGEPGVNVLRLNYALDLQDINRQQN
- the kdpF gene encoding K(+)-transporting ATPase subunit F is translated as MKKGIDGYDKFFMVDLIQAITSAFSETIAYIWSRWTKQQLPLAIALILCFHLIINPRVYAATSITLNQNSPWAFGILGAVIAGLVIYLFVVIFQPERF
- the kdpB gene encoding potassium-transporting ATPase subunit KdpB, translated to MNPVAPTRKVKPPRNRPSDRRQARKKARIKTKGIYLRAIKDAFVKLNPKSAIKNPVMFVVWVATLVTLAVTINPDLFGPNQQKNPQLFNGLLTGILFFTVWFANFAEAVAEGRGKAQADTLRSTKSEAIAKQLSPDGTIAEVPSTNLKQGDTVYVVAGDIIPADGEVIMGVASVDESAITGESAPVLKESGSDVASSVTGGTRIISDELIVRVTSDPGKGFIDRMIALVEGAERSKTPNEVALTVLLAVLSLVFLFVIATLPAFAYYADTPVNVPTLIALLVALIPTTIGGLLSAIGIAGMDRVAQFNVIATSGRAVEVCGDINTLVLDKTGTITLGNRLAEEFIPINGYSVEQLASVAWAASVFDDTPEGKSIVRLAEKLGIRYDLDPNLAQAVEFSAKTRMSGTNLPGGREARKGAVGAIQGFVRSRNGQTIPELDAAYERVSQQGGTPLAVCLDNEIYGVIYLKDIVKSGIRERFDQLRRMGVRTIMLTGDNHITASVIAQEAGVDDFIAEATPEDKISVIQREQAQGKLVAMTGDGTNDAPALAQANVGVAMNTGTQAAKEAANMVDLDSDPTKLIDIVSIGKQLLITRGALTTFSIANDIAKYFAIIPVIFAAANLQSLNIMNLTSTNSAVLSALIYNALIIPALIPLALKGVQFRPLTANQLLQRNILIYGLGGVIAPFIAIKLIDILITLVGLA